A region of Granulibacter bethesdensis DNA encodes the following proteins:
- the trpA gene encoding tryptophan synthase subunit alpha → MSRIQTRFAALKREGRGALIPFIEAGDPDAETSLALLRGLPAAGADLIEIGVPFTDPMADGPTIQRAGRRALEAGATLAKTLAMVETFRRQDQETPVILMGYLNPVETYGHERFCVDAAAVGVDGLIIVDLPTEEAELILPFAAANGLDVIRLVAPTTDDARLPHVLNGSSGFVYYVSITGITGTVTASAEQLAQNMPRLRRVTDLPVAIGFGIRNPAQAAEAVRQGDAAIVASALIDTLAETLDDGRATDRTVPAVLDQVRQLAEAVRSARLSARGA, encoded by the coding sequence GTGAGCCGTATCCAGACGCGTTTCGCAGCGCTGAAGCGTGAGGGACGCGGTGCGCTGATCCCGTTTATCGAGGCGGGTGACCCTGATGCCGAAACCAGCCTGGCATTGTTGCGTGGCCTGCCGGCAGCAGGAGCCGATCTGATCGAGATCGGTGTGCCGTTCACCGACCCGATGGCGGATGGCCCGACCATCCAGCGCGCCGGACGGCGTGCGCTTGAGGCTGGTGCCACGCTCGCCAAAACCCTGGCGATGGTCGAGACCTTCCGGCGGCAGGATCAGGAGACGCCGGTCATTCTGATGGGGTATCTCAACCCGGTTGAAACCTATGGCCATGAGCGGTTCTGCGTCGATGCCGCCGCGGTCGGTGTGGATGGGCTGATCATCGTCGATCTGCCGACCGAGGAAGCGGAGCTGATTCTGCCTTTTGCCGCTGCGAACGGGCTGGATGTGATCAGGCTGGTCGCGCCGACCACGGATGATGCGCGTCTGCCTCATGTGCTGAACGGCTCATCCGGTTTTGTCTATTACGTCAGTATCACCGGGATCACCGGCACTGTCACCGCGAGTGCGGAGCAGCTGGCGCAGAATATGCCGCGTTTGCGGCGGGTGACCGACCTGCCGGTCGCGATCGGTTTTGGTATCCGCAATCCGGCGCAGGCCGCGGAGGCAGTGCGGCAGGGAGATGCCGCCATCGTTGCCTCCGCACTGATCGATACGCTGGCTGAAACGCTGGATGATGGCCGCGCCACTGATCGCACCGTGCCTGCGGTGCTGGATCAGGTCCGCCAACTGGCGGAGGCTGTGCGCAGCGCCCGCCTCTCCGCCCGAGGAGCCTGA
- the trpB gene encoding tryptophan synthase subunit beta, with product MSIASSLPNSYRSGPDDHGRFGPFGGRFVAETLMPLILEVEKAWRAARNDAAFNAELDLLLKNYVGRPSPLWFARRLTEELGGAQVWLKREELNHTGSHKVNNCLGQILIARRMGKTRIIAETGAGQHGVATATVCALFGLPCTIYMGAVDVERQKPNVFRMRLLGAEVKAVTSGAATLKDAMNEALRDWVANVSDTYYLIGTVAGPHPYPAMVRDFQNIIGEETRAQMLAETGRLPDVATACIGGGSNAMGLFHPFLDDPSVRLIGVEAGGHGVETGEHAASLTGGRPGVLHGNRTYLLQDAEGQILEGHSISAGLDYPGIGPEHAWLHETGRVEYVSATDQEALGAFQLLTRTEGIIPALEPSHALAYVRKLAPTLGKDKTIVVNLSGRGDKDIFTVAEHLGVKL from the coding sequence GTGTCCATAGCCAGTTCCCTCCCGAACTCCTATCGCTCCGGTCCGGACGATCATGGGCGGTTCGGTCCGTTTGGCGGCCGCTTTGTCGCGGAAACGCTGATGCCTCTGATCCTTGAGGTGGAGAAGGCATGGCGGGCGGCACGGAATGATGCGGCGTTCAACGCGGAACTTGACCTGCTGCTGAAAAATTACGTGGGCCGTCCCAGCCCGCTCTGGTTCGCCAGACGCCTGACGGAGGAGCTGGGCGGTGCGCAGGTATGGCTCAAGCGGGAGGAGCTGAACCATACCGGCAGCCATAAGGTGAATAACTGCCTTGGCCAGATTCTGATCGCCCGCCGTATGGGCAAGACCCGTATCATCGCTGAGACGGGGGCGGGGCAGCATGGCGTGGCGACGGCGACGGTCTGTGCGCTGTTCGGTCTGCCCTGCACCATCTATATGGGCGCGGTCGATGTTGAACGGCAGAAGCCCAACGTGTTCCGCATGCGTCTGCTGGGGGCGGAGGTCAAGGCGGTAACCTCCGGTGCCGCGACGCTCAAGGATGCAATGAACGAGGCTTTGCGCGACTGGGTCGCCAATGTGTCGGATACGTATTACCTGATCGGCACGGTCGCCGGGCCGCATCCGTATCCGGCGATGGTGCGCGATTTCCAGAACATCATCGGTGAGGAAACCCGCGCGCAGATGCTGGCGGAGACCGGACGCCTGCCGGATGTGGCGACGGCCTGTATCGGCGGCGGCTCCAATGCGATGGGCCTGTTTCATCCGTTCCTGGATGATCCTTCCGTGCGGCTGATCGGGGTTGAGGCCGGCGGGCACGGCGTTGAAACCGGTGAACATGCCGCCAGCCTGACGGGTGGCCGCCCCGGCGTGCTGCACGGGAACCGAACCTATCTGTTGCAGGATGCGGAAGGGCAGATTCTGGAGGGCCATTCGATTTCCGCGGGTCTTGATTATCCGGGCATCGGGCCGGAGCATGCATGGCTGCACGAAACTGGCCGTGTCGAATATGTCTCTGCGACCGATCAGGAGGCGCTGGGTGCATTCCAGCTTCTGACCCGCACGGAAGGCATCATTCCGGCGCTGGAACCGAGCCATGCTTTGGCGTATGTCCGCAAGCTCGCCCCGACTCTGGGGAAGGACAAAACCATCGTGGTCAATCTGTCGGGCCGGGGGGATAAGGATATCTTCACTGTTGCCGAGCATCTGGGGGTCAAGCTGTGA
- a CDS encoding NAD-dependent malic enzyme, translating to MGTTPGTELPNAAGEHVVEVSRTGYELLSDPLLNKGMAFSEEERTAFHLHGLLPPHVGNLDEQVNRRLTAFRELKSPINRYIFLRDLQDTNETLFYALLSRNLEEMMPVVYTPTVGLGCQKFSRLFRKPRGLFLSPPHQDQIDEILSHPRFDHVQVIVVSDGERILGLGDQGAGGMGIPIGKLALYTACGGIPPWATLPILLDTGTDNKERHDDPLYIGWRHERIRGEAYDSFIDTFVGAVQRRWPHVLLQWEDFARPNAGRLLTKYRDQLCTFNDDIQGTASVTVGTLMAAASVAGVPMKDQRIVVVGAGSAGVGIARMLRQAMIEEGVPEHEAHRRFFLVDRDGLLREGDNNLAAFQQEFAVPADVLSHWDVREKPGLEAVIRNAHPTTLIGVSGQPGLFTEEAIREMAQHVARPVIFPLSNPTANAEATPADLLAWTDGQAIIGTGSPFDPVQINGRTVMIDQTNNSYIFPGVGLGAIASRAVHVTDAMFLAAARALAEMSPARTDPALTLLPHLAKMRDVSRHVAVAVGLCAMRDGQAEPCDEQTLRARVDELMWEPQYPTYRRVEPKR from the coding sequence ATGGGTACGACACCAGGAACGGAACTTCCTAACGCCGCTGGCGAGCATGTGGTGGAGGTTTCCCGCACCGGATATGAACTTTTGTCCGATCCATTGCTGAACAAGGGAATGGCGTTTTCCGAGGAGGAGCGCACCGCCTTCCATCTGCATGGCCTGCTGCCGCCGCATGTCGGTAATCTGGATGAACAGGTCAACCGCCGTCTGACAGCATTCAGGGAGCTTAAATCCCCGATCAACCGCTATATTTTTCTGCGTGATTTGCAGGATACCAACGAAACGCTGTTTTACGCGCTTTTGTCGCGTAACCTCGAAGAGATGATGCCGGTCGTCTATACGCCGACCGTCGGGCTGGGATGTCAGAAATTCTCCCGGCTGTTCCGCAAGCCGCGCGGGTTGTTTCTGTCACCGCCGCATCAGGATCAGATCGACGAGATTCTGTCCCATCCGCGTTTCGATCATGTCCAGGTGATCGTGGTCAGTGATGGAGAGCGTATTCTCGGGCTTGGCGATCAGGGTGCGGGCGGCATGGGTATCCCGATCGGGAAGCTGGCCCTGTATACCGCCTGCGGAGGTATTCCGCCCTGGGCGACGCTGCCGATCCTGCTGGATACCGGTACGGATAATAAGGAACGCCATGACGATCCGCTGTATATCGGCTGGCGGCATGAGCGTATCCGGGGCGAGGCGTATGATTCGTTCATTGATACTTTCGTGGGTGCAGTGCAGCGGCGCTGGCCGCATGTCCTGCTGCAATGGGAGGATTTCGCCCGTCCCAATGCGGGGCGGCTGCTAACGAAATATCGTGACCAGCTTTGCACCTTCAACGATGACATTCAGGGTACGGCCTCCGTGACGGTGGGCACCCTGATGGCGGCGGCCTCTGTGGCCGGTGTGCCGATGAAAGACCAGCGCATCGTCGTGGTCGGGGCTGGTTCCGCAGGTGTCGGTATTGCACGGATGCTGCGTCAGGCGATGATCGAGGAAGGGGTGCCGGAGCACGAAGCCCATCGCCGCTTCTTCCTGGTGGACCGCGATGGTTTGCTGAGGGAGGGTGATAATAATCTGGCGGCCTTCCAGCAGGAATTCGCCGTTCCTGCCGATGTGCTGAGCCATTGGGATGTTCGGGAAAAACCGGGGCTGGAAGCGGTCATCCGCAACGCGCACCCGACCACATTGATCGGTGTGTCCGGTCAGCCCGGCCTGTTTACCGAGGAAGCGATCCGGGAAATGGCGCAGCATGTTGCCCGCCCGGTGATTTTCCCTCTCTCCAACCCGACGGCCAATGCGGAAGCGACACCGGCCGATCTTCTGGCCTGGACCGATGGACAGGCAATCATCGGCACGGGCAGCCCGTTTGATCCGGTGCAGATCAATGGCCGTACTGTCATGATCGACCAGACCAATAATTCCTATATTTTCCCTGGCGTCGGACTGGGCGCCATCGCCTCCCGCGCCGTGCATGTGACGGATGCCATGTTTCTTGCAGCCGCCCGGGCACTGGCAGAGATGTCTCCGGCCCGCACCGATCCCGCGCTGACCTTATTGCCGCATCTGGCTAAAATGCGGGACGTGTCCCGGCATGTGGCCGTCGCGGTCGGGCTGTGCGCCATGCGTGATGGTCAGGCCGAGCCATGCGATGAACAAACTCTGCGCGCCAGAGTGGATGAACTGATGTGGGAGCCGCAGTATCCCACTTATCGCCGGGTTGAGCCGAAGCGCTGA